In Leptospira congkakensis, one DNA window encodes the following:
- a CDS encoding YgaP family membrane protein, with protein sequence MFQNMGLYDRIIRVVVGLVLGGLYLGGVVEGTTAIVLFVIGLVMIATSAIGFCPAYLPFKITTKEK encoded by the coding sequence ATGTTTCAAAATATGGGTCTTTATGACCGAATCATTCGTGTGGTCGTTGGATTGGTATTAGGTGGTTTGTATTTAGGCGGAGTCGTGGAAGGAACAACAGCAATTGTTCTTTTTGTGATCGGTCTTGTGATGATTGCAACTTCTGCTATTGGATTCTGTCCGGCTTACCTTCCTTTTAAAATCACAACAAAGGAAAAATAA
- a CDS encoding alpha/beta fold hydrolase: MHHSEIRNSSTIFTTLETGSGEPVLFLHGFPDNHKTFAPIMESVGKKGFQCIAPVMRGYEPSTISHAHKLHVVDLVDDILGWMDDRRWDSVHLVGHNWGSVIAYAAGMYYPNRIKSITSLGVPLLRTYQDSFFWAPQQTIHSWYVVLFQIPFLAELTIRSNGFALVDYLWKDWSPGYSPNQDHLAEIKSNFQNPGILSSALAYYRNLNDLFTESGRESILGILDSKITVPTQILYGLNDGCFHKNLFEHLLDETDFPCGFRKIGFDHAGHFLHWEKREEVTKLILEWLEKNK; the protein is encoded by the coding sequence ATGCATCACTCGGAAATTAGAAATTCATCCACTATATTTACCACTTTAGAAACGGGTTCAGGAGAACCTGTTCTTTTCCTTCATGGGTTTCCCGATAATCATAAAACCTTTGCACCGATTATGGAATCTGTTGGTAAAAAAGGATTCCAGTGCATTGCACCCGTTATGCGTGGTTATGAACCTTCAACCATCTCTCATGCACATAAATTACATGTGGTGGATCTAGTAGATGATATTTTAGGTTGGATGGATGACCGTCGTTGGGACTCAGTACATCTCGTTGGTCATAACTGGGGATCTGTGATTGCTTATGCGGCCGGAATGTATTATCCCAATCGTATCAAATCCATCACAAGTCTCGGTGTTCCTTTACTTCGAACCTATCAGGATTCCTTTTTTTGGGCACCCCAACAGACTATTCATTCTTGGTATGTTGTTTTGTTCCAAATTCCCTTTTTGGCAGAACTCACCATTCGTTCGAATGGATTTGCCCTTGTGGATTATTTATGGAAAGATTGGTCACCCGGCTACTCACCAAACCAAGACCATTTAGCAGAGATTAAATCCAATTTTCAAAATCCTGGAATTCTTTCCTCTGCTCTTGCTTATTACCGCAATTTAAACGACTTATTCACCGAATCAGGAAGAGAAAGTATACTCGGAATTTTAGATTCAAAAATCACTGTCCCCACTCAGATTTTATATGGTTTGAACGATGGTTGTTTTCATAAAAACTTATTTGAACATCTATTAGATGAAACAGATTTTCCATGTGGATTTCGAAAAATTGGATTTGATCACGCCGGTCATTTTCTCCATTGGGAAAAAAGAGAAGAAGTGACTAAGTTGATTTTAGAATGGTTAGAAAAAAATAAATAA
- a CDS encoding alpha/beta hydrolase family esterase — protein MNSIFLNQKLYLALVMISFSFFCKSLPSIVLVKEHKLESISSDGVIRTFRYYVPKQIGGGRLPLIFILHGGGGSGEGMIYLSRMSEKAEEYGFIAVYPDGYSNRWNDGRKIPHSLTDKRNTNDVQFFRDMVRFIDKEIPIDYNRIHAVGISNGGFMTQRLLCEAEDLFSSGYSIAAVTSKGLKDICSPPPQKSIGFIMGTSDDVVPYKGGTVSIPSDPSPNAHRIPAGDVISYLESLEYWTSSFSCKEESKSKKRHLNKFWKRDIQYTKFTDCLSDQIVEGYLIPGGGHIWPNGFYYQNEKQYGYLSKDLDTREIVLQFFRATYKKEKLVINASLGN, from the coding sequence ATGAATTCGATTTTTTTAAATCAAAAACTATATCTAGCACTTGTAATGATTTCCTTTTCTTTTTTTTGTAAATCCCTTCCTTCCATTGTTCTTGTGAAAGAACACAAACTGGAATCAATTTCTTCCGATGGGGTCATCCGTACATTTCGTTACTATGTGCCAAAACAAATTGGAGGTGGACGATTGCCTTTGATTTTTATTTTACATGGTGGTGGTGGCAGTGGGGAAGGGATGATTTATCTTTCTCGAATGTCAGAAAAAGCCGAAGAATATGGATTCATCGCAGTTTATCCTGATGGATATTCGAATCGTTGGAACGATGGCCGAAAAATTCCTCATTCCCTTACCGATAAACGAAATACAAACGATGTACAATTCTTTCGAGATATGGTTCGTTTTATCGATAAAGAAATTCCCATTGATTACAATCGAATCCATGCAGTGGGAATTTCCAACGGTGGATTTATGACCCAAAGGTTGTTATGCGAAGCTGAGGATTTATTTAGCTCTGGATATTCAATTGCAGCGGTTACTTCTAAAGGTTTAAAAGATATTTGTAGTCCACCTCCACAAAAATCGATCGGATTCATTATGGGAACTTCGGATGATGTAGTTCCTTATAAAGGAGGGACTGTTTCCATCCCTTCTGATCCGAGCCCCAATGCACATAGAATCCCCGCAGGGGATGTGATTTCGTATTTAGAATCCTTAGAATATTGGACTTCTAGTTTTTCCTGCAAAGAAGAATCAAAATCTAAAAAAAGACATCTAAACAAATTTTGGAAAAGAGACATCCAATACACTAAATTCACCGATTGTTTGTCCGACCAAATTGTAGAAGGATATTTGATCCCTGGTGGTGGGCATATTTGGCCAAACGGATTTTATTACCAAAATGAAAAACAATATGGATACTTAAGTAAGGACTTGGATACAAGAGAGATTGTGTTACAATTCTTTAGAGCTACTTATAAAAAAGAAAAGTTGGTAATCAATGCATCACTCGGAAATTAG
- a CDS encoding WbuC family cupin fold metalloprotein: MLEIQLIDSDLIGTLVKKAQNAERKRTNHNFHEQQEVYQRFLNVLSKNTYIPPHRHLSDPKPESFIILEGEIGFLIFHENGDVKEAHKLSANGPKRGIDLKPGVWHSLVCLSETAVCFEGKSGPYDPTVDKEFHPKYPLEGDPNLIETIKSFESLFV; encoded by the coding sequence TTGCTGGAAATACAACTCATTGATTCCGACTTAATCGGAACCCTCGTCAAAAAAGCCCAAAACGCCGAAAGAAAACGTACCAATCACAATTTCCACGAACAACAGGAAGTTTACCAAAGGTTTCTGAATGTTCTTTCTAAAAATACTTACATTCCACCTCACAGACATTTGTCGGATCCAAAACCGGAGTCTTTTATCATCCTAGAAGGTGAAATTGGATTTTTGATTTTCCATGAAAATGGGGATGTAAAGGAAGCACATAAACTATCAGCAAACGGTCCCAAACGTGGAATCGATTTGAAACCAGGGGTTTGGCATAGTCTGGTCTGTTTGTCAGAAACAGCAGTTTGTTTTGAAGGAAAGTCCGGCCCTTATGACCCAACTGTAGATAAAGAATTCCATCCGAAATACCCGCTTGAGGGTGATCCAAATTTAATAGAAACCATCAAATCTTTTGAATCTCTGTTTGTATGA
- a CDS encoding (2Fe-2S)-binding protein — translation MIKCHCAEVFFESILNVVKESNRPILEVAREMGAADTCTACVPDMLAFIEQELEGQLAGNTTH, via the coding sequence ATGATCAAGTGTCACTGTGCAGAAGTTTTCTTTGAATCTATCTTAAATGTTGTCAAAGAATCCAATCGCCCTATACTAGAAGTCGCCCGCGAGATGGGAGCGGCTGATACTTGTACGGCTTGTGTTCCGGATATGTTAGCCTTCATCGAGCAGGAATTGGAAGGTCAACTTGCTGGAAATACAACTCATTGA
- a CDS encoding glycosyltransferase family 4 protein gives MRLKIGYDARMIENSGIGIRIQHILKFWPIPAKIADIFIFGDPSVLKKYDLPQNAEIIEYKSSIYSPKEFLGHRRMAEMDLLDIPHFNIPFPYIRKCVVTIHDLIPYHFKAAHSSLVKRVYMQIVFRWIKWFARKIITVSEYTKQDLVESFGYPKEKVSVVYNGIDLQNFSKQPTAKVSQFIKKHNLPKSYLFTVGIGKTHKNFPFLLSNLETLWEKQKLSLPLVVGGLKGEIPEEFLEIQRKHPGKIYFLSHLPYAELPLIYQGAKVFLYPSLFEGFGFPVLEAQSVGTPVFSSNASVLPEILGNSYEAFDPKDSHSFQNKLLSLLKDSKRLGALKVLGEKNAKRFQWKSALQILNQTYEPLLKPKI, from the coding sequence ATGCGGCTTAAAATTGGATACGATGCACGGATGATCGAAAATTCTGGGATTGGAATTCGGATCCAACATATTTTGAAGTTTTGGCCCATTCCTGCAAAGATTGCTGATATTTTTATTTTTGGTGATCCTAGTGTTTTAAAAAAATACGACCTTCCTCAAAACGCAGAGATCATCGAATACAAATCCAGTATCTATTCCCCTAAAGAATTTTTAGGTCATCGCCGGATGGCGGAAATGGATCTTTTAGACATCCCTCATTTTAACATTCCTTTCCCTTACATTCGGAAATGCGTTGTTACTATTCACGATCTCATTCCTTATCATTTTAAGGCCGCCCATAGTTCTCTCGTCAAACGAGTGTATATGCAAATTGTATTTCGATGGATCAAATGGTTTGCTCGTAAAATCATTACCGTTTCGGAATACACCAAACAAGATTTGGTAGAAAGTTTTGGTTATCCAAAAGAAAAAGTTTCTGTTGTTTATAACGGAATCGACTTACAAAATTTTTCGAAACAGCCAACAGCCAAAGTTTCTCAATTTATAAAAAAACACAATCTCCCAAAATCCTATTTGTTCACTGTAGGAATTGGAAAAACACATAAGAATTTCCCTTTTTTATTATCCAATTTAGAAACACTTTGGGAAAAACAAAAACTTTCCTTACCTTTGGTAGTGGGTGGTCTCAAAGGAGAAATCCCAGAAGAGTTTTTGGAAATCCAAAGAAAACATCCGGGTAAAATTTATTTTTTATCTCATCTCCCTTACGCGGAACTTCCTCTTATTTACCAAGGAGCAAAAGTATTTCTCTATCCGTCTCTCTTTGAAGGATTTGGATTTCCTGTTTTGGAAGCACAAAGTGTTGGCACTCCTGTTTTTTCATCTAACGCCAGTGTACTGCCAGAAATTTTAGGAAATAGTTACGAAGCTTTTGATCCAAAAGATTCTCATTCCTTCCAAAACAAATTACTCTCTCTATTGAAAGATTCTAAAAGACTCGGTGCATTAAAAGTTTTGGGTGAAAAAAATGCCAAACGTTTCCAATGGAAATCGGCCCTACAAATTCTGAACCAAACCTACGAACCACTCCTCAAACCAAAAATTTAG
- the folE gene encoding GTP cyclohydrolase I FolE gives MENLIEEILKQIGEDPSREGLVKTPNRVKKAYDFLTSGYKADLNHIVNGAIFEESTTGMVLVRDIEMYSLCEHHLLPFYGRAHVAYIPNKKIIGISKIPRIVDVFARRLQVQERLTDQIAQAIQETLDPLGVGVVIKAKHLCMMMRGVEKQNSELFTSSLLGLFKTDPTTRSEFLDLIRTGSH, from the coding sequence ATGGAAAACTTAATCGAAGAAATCCTAAAACAAATTGGTGAAGATCCCTCGAGAGAAGGTCTTGTGAAAACGCCCAACCGAGTGAAAAAGGCTTATGACTTTTTGACGAGTGGGTATAAGGCCGATTTGAACCATATTGTGAACGGAGCTATCTTTGAAGAGAGCACTACCGGTATGGTTTTGGTACGCGATATCGAAATGTATTCTTTGTGCGAACACCATTTACTTCCTTTTTATGGAAGAGCCCATGTTGCTTACATTCCCAATAAGAAGATAATAGGAATTAGTAAAATTCCAAGAATTGTAGACGTGTTTGCTCGTCGTTTGCAGGTTCAGGAACGTCTTACGGACCAAATTGCACAAGCCATCCAAGAAACTTTGGATCCTTTAGGTGTGGGTGTCGTTATCAAAGCCAAACATCTATGTATGATGATGCGTGGAGTGGAAAAACAAAACTCAGAACTATTTACATCTAGCCTACTCGGTCTATTTAAAACAGATCCCACCACTCGGAGTGAATTTTTAGATTTGATCCGAACCGGCTCCCATTAA